A genomic window from Lotus japonicus ecotype B-129 chromosome 1, LjGifu_v1.2 includes:
- the LOC130738135 gene encoding uncharacterized protein LOC130738135 translates to MSLITSPVEEDCVEEERDASLIVFDDADVAEALGDYVNCLVGRFLTDKPIHRGSLQSALGNIWCNPRGFRVEEINSKVFLFHLDEEKDAKRILQGSPWVFRNSWLLIQPWNRHVEPVDMAFNSVAIWVQLWGLPLHCRTLKMGTKVGSVIGEVLDVDLFELPDKRVIVKVLVEMNVMKPLLSGINGGSHKDGVFWIDFKYEKLPQFCFICGRIGHGDQFCPLNNDGEPHDLVQRKYGPRLRVSMSGRRFLKKSDAATGARHGTRGERTVNRDVAPEILERFARLSVAGRGGGSSPSGAVPVTENVTVTEPSPPTPTLGERGGSDLENLSRLEKNKLLSVGGNCGGSSCDLEAGGTHKKNGENNMRILKEPLTTVEGPTKILASHNKVADEPLHFSTVQPDPQSELSEDNPIPQHSLRRFKKLGREVPSNDSKEHKVVIKESNKRQMEDSEMMPTQISEFPVEKKQCVLPTVEAGNQPRRQP, encoded by the coding sequence ATGAGTTTGATTACTTCCCCCGTGGAGGAGGACTGTGTGGAAGAAGAGAGGGATGCTTCTCTTATCGTGTTTGATGATGCAGATGTGGCTGAGGCACTGGGAGATTATGTGAACTGCCTGGTGGGGCGCTTTCTTACTGACAAGCCTATCCATAGAGGATCTCTCCAGAGTGCTTTAGGCAATATATGGTGCAACCCTAGAGGCTTTAGGGTTGAAGAAATTAATAGCAAGGTCTTCCTGTTCCACCTTGATGAGGAGAAAGACGCAAAGCGTATTCTGCAAGGCTCGCCATGGGTATTCCGGAATTCATGGTTGCTCATACAGCCCTGGAACCGACATGTTGAGCCAGTTGATATGGCTTTCAACTCAGTTGCGATTTGGGTGCAACTATGGGGTTTACCCCTCCATTGTCGTACTCTGAAAATGGGCACGAAGGTGGGTTCTGTCATTGGTGAAGTTTTGGATGTTGACTTGTTCGAGCTTCCAGATAAGCGTGTCATTGTCAAGGTCCTCGTGGAGATGAATGTTATGAAGCCGCTGCTGTCAGGAATAAACGGTGGTAGCCACAAGGACGGAGTGTTCTGGATCGATTTCAAGTATGAAAAGTTGCCACAATTCTGTTTTATATGTGGCCGGATTGGACATGGTGACCAATTTTGTCCATTGAATAATGATGGGGAGCCTCATGACCTTGTGCAGAGGAAGTACGGGCCACGCTTGAGAGTTTCCATGTCTGGTCGCAGGTTTTTGAAGAAATCTGATGCTGCTACAGGGGCGAGGCATGGGACTCGAGGAGAACGGACAGTGAATCGTGATGTTGCACCAGAAATTCTCGAGCGTTTTGCTCGATTGTCTGTGGCGGGGAGAGGCGGTGGAAGTTCCCCTAGTGGGGCGGTGCCGGTTACTGAAAATGTAACGGTTACCGAGCCCTCTCCACCTACACCCACGTTGGGTGAACGTGGAGGTTCAGACCTTGAAAACCTGAGTCGGTTGGAGAAAAACAAACTGCTGTCAGTTGGTGGAAATTGTGGGGGATCATCATGTGATTTGGAGGCAGGTGGCACGCATAAGAAGAATGGAGAGAACAACATGCGCATACTTAAGGAACCGTTGACCACTGTTGAGGGTCCCACGAAAATTCTTGCTTCACACAACAAGGTAGCTGATGAGCCCCTACATTTTTCTACAGTGCAACCTGACCCACAAAGTGAGCTCAGTGAAGATAATCCGATACCTCAGCATTCTCTACGCCGTTTCAAAAAACTGGGTAGAGAAGTACCCTCCAATGACTCAAAGGAGCATAAGGTTGTGATAAAGGAGAGTAACAAACGACAAATGGAAGACTCAGAGATGATGCCGACCCAAATTTCTGAGTTTCCAGTAGAGAAAAAACAATGTGTATTGCCAACGGTGGAGGCTGGTAACCAGCCCCGCCGACAGCCATGA